One Pseudomonadota bacterium genomic window carries:
- a CDS encoding HNH endonuclease, producing MNSEEIRKQLQKLLTNFEQELKSDRLRDKVLSLVPCFQHLRDLGKSLIPATIAKSARDRILYYFKKYPAIIISGDELLVVSGIQEYARRVRELKVQYGWSIVSGLTAKQMAEENEFPFSDIDVTTMGPSDYLLLSVVQDRDAAHRWHLANEIRRENIAVRDKILKYLRKNVGQKVTGEELKYLAKDRSEWARRVRELRTEYGWPVVTQNTGRPDLEVGVYLLEADRQSPEHDRHIPDPVKRKVLRRDEYKCTLCKWSHEEWNRSDPRHLELHHKKHHAEGGDNTDSNLITICTVCHDEIHRKK from the coding sequence ATGAACTCTGAAGAAATTAGAAAACAATTACAGAAACTATTAACCAACTTTGAACAGGAATTAAAATCCGACAGGTTACGAGATAAAGTTCTTTCTCTTGTCCCCTGCTTTCAGCATTTACGAGATTTAGGAAAATCTCTAATTCCAGCCACGATTGCAAAAAGCGCTCGGGATAGAATTCTTTATTATTTTAAAAAATATCCTGCCATCATAATAAGCGGTGATGAACTCCTTGTAGTTTCAGGCATACAAGAATATGCCCGCAGGGTTCGAGAGCTAAAAGTACAGTATGGGTGGTCAATCGTGAGCGGCCTGACCGCCAAACAAATGGCGGAAGAAAATGAATTTCCATTTTCTGACATTGACGTTACAACCATGGGACCTTCTGATTATTTGTTGCTTTCAGTTGTTCAGGATAGAGATGCAGCCCATCGTTGGCATTTGGCAAACGAAATAAGAAGAGAAAACATTGCTGTTCGTGACAAAATATTAAAATATTTAAGAAAAAATGTCGGTCAGAAAGTAACAGGGGAGGAACTGAAATATCTTGCAAAAGATAGATCTGAATGGGCCAGAAGAGTAAGAGAATTACGGACAGAATATGGTTGGCCTGTCGTCACTCAGAATACAGGTCGTCCTGATCTTGAAGTGGGAGTCTATCTGCTGGAAGCTGACAGGCAAAGCCCTGAACATGACCGTCACATTCCTGACCCAGTCAAACGAAAAGTTCTCAGACGTGATGAGTATAAATGCACGCTCTGCAAATGGTCCCACGAAGAGTGGAACAGATCTGATCCTCGCCACTTGGAGTTACATCACAAAAAACACCATGCAGAGGGTGGAGACAACACGGATAGCAATCTCATTACCATATGTACGGTATGTCATGATGAGATACATCGAAAGAAATAG
- the vsr gene encoding DNA mismatch endonuclease Vsr, whose amino-acid sequence MDLFSQKKRSQIMSRVSGKDTKPELFVRSLLHNMGYRFRLYRNDLPGKPDITLPKHKKIIFVHGCFWHGHIDCSRAKRPTTNKYFWNEKLDKNIERDKATVYKLEQLGWDILTVWTCEVKDSDKLKKKLLLFLKGHEETYYI is encoded by the coding sequence ATGGACCTCTTCTCACAAAAAAAGCGAAGCCAAATTATGTCGCGCGTAAGCGGCAAAGACACAAAACCTGAATTGTTTGTGCGTTCTTTGCTCCATAATATGGGGTACAGATTTAGACTTTATAGGAATGACTTGCCGGGGAAGCCTGATATCACATTACCAAAGCACAAAAAAATCATTTTTGTTCATGGTTGTTTTTGGCATGGTCATATAGATTGCTCACGGGCGAAAAGACCGACAACCAATAAATATTTTTGGAATGAGAAGTTGGACAAGAACATAGAAAGAGACAAAGCCACCGTTTATAAGCTTGAACAATTAGGTTGGGATATTTTGACTGTCTGGACCTGCGAAGTGAAAGACTCTGACAAATTAAAAAAGAAACTGCTTTTGTTTCTCAAAGGGCATGAAGAGACATATTACATATGA
- a CDS encoding DNA cytosine methyltransferase, with protein sequence MKNPRRYRLIDLFSGAGGMSLGFSEVFGQPFQSVWANDFNRLCVETYNENFGPHSIAGDIVEILKKGKIEIPKADVVIGGPPCQGFSLLNKNRENDPRKELWRPYLEVVEKSGASIFVMENVPQLLGTFEHGEIVGAAESLGFKVWQDKLIAADYGVPQTRTRAFIIGCKFADPSILFPPRKTHFNPNGNGKQLKLFFDRQEYLSTPSRWKTVKDAIGDLPEPEGTEIRNIQPPLDLHFGRNPTELSRKRYRAIPEEGMNRFDLQRIAPELTPKCWIRKKSGGTDLFGRLWWDKPSVTIRTEFFKPEKGRYLHPNQHRPITHREAARFQSFPDSFQFLGSKIEIAKQIGNAVPPLLAARVADVVRLLLDQRYEQWTSSHKKSEAKLCRA encoded by the coding sequence ATCAAGAATCCAAGACGTTATCGTCTCATAGATTTATTTTCAGGTGCCGGCGGTATGTCTTTAGGGTTCTCAGAAGTTTTCGGGCAACCTTTCCAATCTGTTTGGGCGAACGACTTTAATCGGCTCTGTGTTGAGACATATAATGAAAATTTTGGTCCGCATAGCATCGCAGGCGATATTGTTGAGATATTGAAAAAAGGCAAAATAGAAATACCTAAAGCTGATGTAGTTATCGGTGGGCCGCCATGCCAAGGTTTTAGCCTCCTAAACAAAAATCGTGAAAATGACCCACGTAAAGAGTTGTGGCGGCCTTACTTAGAAGTGGTAGAAAAATCCGGTGCATCAATTTTTGTCATGGAAAATGTACCTCAGTTACTAGGAACTTTTGAGCATGGTGAAATAGTTGGAGCAGCTGAATCTCTTGGGTTCAAGGTTTGGCAGGATAAATTGATTGCTGCGGATTATGGTGTTCCGCAAACTCGCACTCGAGCTTTTATTATTGGATGTAAGTTCGCAGATCCATCTATTTTATTCCCTCCGCGAAAAACACATTTTAACCCTAATGGCAACGGAAAACAGCTAAAACTTTTCTTCGATAGACAGGAATACCTTTCAACGCCTTCACGCTGGAAAACTGTAAAAGACGCCATTGGCGATTTGCCGGAACCTGAAGGAACTGAAATTAGAAATATACAGCCGCCCTTAGACTTGCATTTCGGGAGGAATCCAACTGAACTAAGCCGAAAACGATATAGAGCAATACCTGAAGAAGGGATGAATCGATTCGATCTACAACGTATTGCGCCGGAGTTAACGCCTAAATGTTGGATTAGAAAGAAATCAGGCGGTACTGATTTATTTGGACGACTTTGGTGGGATAAGCCTTCAGTTACAATACGTACCGAATTTTTCAAACCTGAAAAAGGGCGTTATTTACATCCTAATCAGCATAGGCCTATCACTCACAGAGAAGCCGCACGGTTTCAAAGTTTTCCTGACAGCTTTCAATTTTTGGGTTCAAAAATTGAAATTGCAAAACAAATCGGCAATGCCGTGCCGCCTCTTCTTGCTGCGAGAGTAGCCGATGTCGTTAGGCTACTACTTGACCAAAGATATGAACAATGGACCTCTTCTCACAAAAAAAGCGAAGCCAAATTATGTCGCGCGTAA
- a CDS encoding universal stress protein, which yields MLLPVKKILAPTDYSELSYKGVVAADELARHFGAELLLINVVTSMQVLQPIDSTIQTSYQISNMFEDFMDIARANMDFVINKKVSDGVVNRSFVLSGSPAEEIVKLASEENVDAIVIATHGFTGWRRIVFGLVAERVVRFAECPVITIPAGKDEK from the coding sequence ATGCTACTGCCCGTTAAAAAAATTTTGGCACCAACAGATTATAGCGAACTATCCTACAAAGGTGTTGTTGCAGCCGATGAACTGGCACGCCATTTTGGTGCAGAGCTGCTTCTAATTAATGTTGTAACATCAATGCAAGTTTTACAACCTATCGATTCAACAATACAAACAAGCTATCAAATATCTAATATGTTTGAGGACTTTATGGATATAGCAAGAGCTAACATGGATTTTGTAATTAATAAAAAAGTATCCGATGGTGTCGTAAACCGTTCATTTGTCTTAAGTGGATCACCGGCAGAAGAAATCGTGAAATTAGCTTCAGAGGAAAATGTGGATGCTATTGTCATTGCCACTCACGGATTTACCGGGTGGCGTCGTATAGTATTTGGTTTGGTTGCAGAAAGAGTTGTCCGCTTTGCAGAGTGTCCGGTTATTACCATTCCTGCCGGGAAAGATGAAAAATGA
- a CDS encoding transposase, protein MVLIRDDFLNRFGKLITETQSRCFAWSLFLNHFYLLVKTGSVSVSTSMRWLLTGYAVVFNRRYNRSGRLFQNRYKSILCQEDAYLLELVRYIHLNPIRAQLVENMEALGHSPYSGHSNIMGKISRQWQDITDVLVLFGNKTKTARRRYKTFVKKLIKQVIVSLKNNNCRTKGPKLSPILSRFWTKKSRLTFLH, encoded by the coding sequence ATTGTTTTAATTCGCGATGATTTTCTTAACCGGTTTGGAAAGCTTATAACCGAAACCCAAAGTCGTTGTTTTGCATGGTCTCTATTTTTAAATCATTTTTACTTACTGGTAAAAACCGGCAGTGTTTCGGTGTCAACTTCAATGAGGTGGCTGCTTACCGGATATGCAGTTGTATTTAACCGGCGGTATAATCGATCCGGGCGTCTATTTCAGAACCGCTATAAATCCATTTTATGCCAGGAGGATGCTTATCTGCTTGAGTTGGTCCGTTACATTCATCTAAATCCCATCAGAGCCCAGCTTGTTGAAAATATGGAGGCTTTGGGTCATTCTCCTTATTCAGGGCATAGCAACATCATGGGTAAGATTTCCCGGCAATGGCAGGATATAACTGATGTTTTGGTACTTTTCGGAAACAAAACAAAAACAGCCCGCAGGCGTTATAAGACATTTGTTAAAAAATTGATAAAACAGGTTATTGTCTCATTGAAAAACAATAACTGTAGAACTAAAGGGCCTAAACTCTCACCTATACTCTCACGGTTTTGGACAAAAAAATCCAGGTTGACATTTTTACACTAA
- a CDS encoding PAS domain S-box protein, translating into MSDTEAYAKLESRIKDLEKEVDEYKLSYEAMRGREAIFEVAIESIPFDYFVIDEQGRYVFQNSICRKHWGDFIGKRPEDLSSDKETLSLWQSKNSRAFAGEFVNEEGTFRLNDKEIHCHIIISPLKENNRVKFIVGFYIDITERKLAEKNLLEKRKKLQVIFDLSPMAIAVSEKKTGKIINVNKKLCELTKYTSEEILGKVSTELGLYSVDKRNRLIKELESSGEVNGLEIDFNIKDGSVIKTFVFSKEVQIAGEKCFISVFYDRTEIMQAEEALQQSEEKYRQLAELLPQVVFEVDKQGTTTFVNRRTYELLGYTEDDFKKGINALTMLIPEDRNRALNKIQNIMNGEKSEGNEYTALRKDGSTFPLIVYSTPIIQQGQSVGLRGIMIDLTEVKQAYKALRENEEKIARLKKMEALGLLAGGVAHDLNNVLSGVVGYPELLLMDLPECSSLRKPIEAIQDSGTRAVSIVQNLLTLARGVATVKTPLNINLIIREYLSSPEFNKLQHFHPSVTINANLCPHPFNVNASDVHIRKAIMNLVLNAIEAIEGSGSITISTMNLSLDKPMRGYDSLKAGEYVVLSVSDNGSGISPDDLERIFDPFYTRKVMGRSGTGLGLSVVWNVVQDHEGYIDVITGEKLTTFELYFPITKEELSKRSSFDPLDDLKGNKEVILVVDDMESQREISCMMLDALGYEAFAVSGGEEAVEYLKENRADLILLDMIMDPGINGCETYEKILKVRPGQKAVIVSGLAETEEVKKTQKLGAGQFVKKPITFKKIGLAVKEELKK; encoded by the coding sequence ATGTCTGATACAGAAGCTTATGCAAAGCTTGAATCAAGGATTAAAGATCTGGAAAAAGAGGTTGATGAATATAAGTTAAGCTATGAAGCAATGCGTGGCAGAGAGGCTATTTTTGAAGTTGCAATCGAGAGCATCCCTTTTGATTATTTTGTGATTGATGAACAGGGCCGTTATGTTTTTCAGAATTCTATTTGCAGAAAACATTGGGGTGATTTTATTGGAAAACGGCCCGAAGATCTGAGCAGCGACAAAGAAACTCTATCTTTGTGGCAAAGCAAAAACAGCCGTGCTTTTGCCGGTGAATTTGTAAATGAAGAAGGAACTTTCAGGCTGAATGACAAAGAAATACATTGTCATATCATCATATCACCGCTTAAAGAAAACAACCGGGTTAAATTTATTGTAGGTTTTTATATAGATATTACCGAGCGCAAACTGGCGGAAAAAAATCTTTTAGAGAAACGGAAAAAATTGCAGGTTATATTTGATTTATCTCCAATGGCCATTGCTGTATCGGAAAAGAAAACAGGAAAGATAATTAATGTAAATAAAAAACTCTGTGAGTTGACAAAATATACTTCGGAGGAAATACTTGGTAAGGTTTCTACTGAATTGGGCTTATATTCTGTAGATAAAAGAAACAGGCTTATAAAGGAGCTGGAATCATCAGGAGAAGTTAATGGGCTTGAAATAGATTTTAACATAAAAGATGGTTCTGTAATCAAAACATTTGTATTTTCTAAAGAAGTACAGATCGCAGGGGAAAAATGCTTTATTTCAGTTTTTTACGATAGAACTGAAATAATGCAGGCTGAAGAGGCTTTGCAGCAAAGCGAAGAAAAATACAGACAATTGGCTGAGCTATTGCCCCAGGTTGTTTTTGAAGTAGATAAACAAGGCACTACGACTTTTGTCAACCGGCGTACATATGAATTGCTTGGCTATACTGAAGATGATTTCAAAAAGGGAATTAACGCCCTTACGATGCTTATACCTGAAGATAGAAATCGAGCCCTTAACAAAATACAAAATATTATGAATGGTGAGAAATCAGAAGGTAATGAATATACCGCATTGAGAAAAGACGGCAGCACATTTCCTCTTATAGTATATTCCACCCCGATTATTCAGCAAGGACAATCTGTGGGATTGCGGGGGATTATGATTGATCTTACCGAGGTTAAGCAGGCATATAAGGCCCTGCGCGAAAATGAGGAGAAGATCGCCAGATTAAAAAAAATGGAAGCTCTGGGCCTTTTGGCAGGCGGTGTGGCGCACGATCTGAATAATGTATTATCTGGTGTTGTAGGCTATCCGGAATTACTTTTAATGGATTTGCCTGAATGCAGCAGTCTTAGAAAACCGATAGAAGCAATACAGGATTCAGGAACAAGGGCTGTTTCTATTGTCCAGAATTTACTGACATTAGCAAGAGGAGTTGCTACGGTTAAAACCCCATTAAATATCAATTTAATAATCCGTGAATATTTAAGTTCACCTGAGTTTAACAAACTTCAACATTTTCATCCTTCAGTTACGATCAATGCGAATCTTTGCCCTCACCCTTTTAATGTAAATGCTTCTGATGTTCATATCAGAAAAGCTATAATGAATCTTGTCTTGAATGCCATAGAAGCCATTGAAGGCAGTGGTAGTATTACGATATCTACCATGAACCTCAGTCTGGACAAACCAATGAGGGGATATGATAGTTTAAAAGCAGGTGAGTATGTCGTTTTATCTGTTTCAGATAATGGTTCGGGAATATCACCGGATGATCTTGAAAGAATCTTTGATCCCTTTTATACCAGGAAGGTAATGGGCAGAAGCGGTACAGGTCTTGGCCTTTCAGTCGTATGGAATGTTGTTCAGGATCATGAAGGCTACATAGATGTGATAACCGGTGAAAAACTTACAACTTTTGAGTTGTATTTTCCTATTACTAAAGAGGAATTATCGAAGCGGTCTTCGTTTGATCCTCTTGATGACCTTAAAGGAAACAAGGAAGTTATTCTTGTTGTTGATGATATGGAAAGCCAAAGAGAAATATCGTGTATGATGCTTGATGCCTTGGGATATGAAGCTTTCGCAGTTTCCGGCGGAGAGGAGGCTGTAGAATATTTGAAAGAGAATAGAGCGGATTTAATACTGCTCGATATGATTATGGACCCTGGAATAAATGGATGTGAGACATATGAGAAGATATTAAAGGTACGCCCCGGCCAAAAAGCTGTGATCGTAAGCGGCCTTGCTGAAACAGAAGAGGTGAAAAAAACACAAAAACTGGGCGCAGGCCAGTTTGTAAAGAAGCCCATAACATTTAAAAAGATAGGTCTGGCTGTTAAGGAAGAATTGAAGAAGTAG
- a CDS encoding methylmalonyl-CoA mutase, which translates to MKTTIQEDANRKFESASGIPLKEMYKPEDLKDFDYDRDLGEAGEYPYTRGLYKGMFRNRIWTRRFLSGFGSAKDSMERLKYLASIGSEGVEVVNDYPTQVGIDADHPMAVDEAGLVGIPVSSLDDVETILEGFPIDKTTITFESSGASGPVLPCMFFAMAQKQGVPYSALNGGAALNLYCQYYSGFVTPQPLDLWSKLAVDVVEYCSKNKLRFATFHTSAHNVSEEGTPAVMETALGFASTIAFADRLVERGLNFDEFANRVPFTFTIWMDFFEEIAKFRASRRIWAKIARERYGSKNPRAQKLYIAARVSGLTAIAQQPLNNIGRIAVQLMSAALGGCNAIDPVMYDEPLCLPTEVATRIAMCTQNILAYETGIANVVDPLAGSYYVEWLTNEVEKRSWELLQKILDKGGLEEGVKDGWIRAMIDEAALKRQTDIESGDMKLVGINDLVVPPEQDHKIPIHVVSKASTAEQVQRVKDIKKKRNNNAVKELIKKLVEEDKQGNVNLTPTMIEACKEYATIGEIWGSLRVGRGHHYDPFEMIESPFKD; encoded by the coding sequence ATGAAAACAACGATTCAGGAAGACGCAAACAGGAAGTTCGAGTCGGCTTCAGGTATACCATTAAAAGAGATGTATAAGCCCGAAGACTTAAAAGATTTTGATTATGACAGGGATCTCGGTGAAGCCGGGGAATACCCTTATACAAGAGGTTTATATAAGGGGATGTTTCGAAACAGAATCTGGACAAGAAGATTTCTTTCCGGATTCGGTTCGGCAAAAGATTCCATGGAAAGACTGAAGTATCTGGCCAGCATAGGATCGGAAGGAGTTGAGGTTGTAAATGATTACCCCACTCAGGTCGGAATTGATGCTGACCATCCTATGGCAGTGGATGAAGCCGGTTTGGTTGGCATACCGGTATCCTCATTAGATGATGTTGAAACCATTTTAGAAGGCTTTCCTATTGACAAGACAACAATCACTTTCGAATCGTCAGGGGCAAGCGGCCCGGTTTTACCCTGTATGTTTTTTGCTATGGCCCAAAAGCAGGGCGTCCCTTATTCTGCTTTAAACGGCGGTGCTGCTCTTAATTTATATTGTCAGTACTACAGTGGCTTTGTTACCCCTCAGCCTCTGGATTTATGGTCCAAACTTGCAGTTGATGTAGTCGAATACTGTTCGAAAAATAAATTAAGATTTGCAACATTTCATACAAGCGCACACAATGTTTCAGAAGAAGGGACGCCTGCTGTTATGGAAACAGCACTGGGATTTGCTTCCACAATAGCATTTGCCGACCGGCTTGTAGAGCGCGGATTAAATTTTGACGAATTTGCAAACAGGGTTCCTTTTACTTTTACAATATGGATGGATTTTTTTGAAGAAATTGCCAAATTCAGGGCATCCAGAAGAATATGGGCAAAAATAGCAAGAGAAAGGTACGGTTCCAAGAATCCGAGAGCACAAAAGCTTTATATCGCAGCACGGGTATCCGGACTTACAGCTATAGCTCAGCAGCCTCTTAACAATATAGGGCGAATTGCAGTACAGCTTATGTCTGCTGCTCTTGGCGGCTGTAATGCCATTGACCCTGTTATGTATGATGAGCCTTTATGTCTGCCTACGGAAGTTGCAACCAGGATTGCTATGTGTACACAAAACATTCTTGCTTATGAAACCGGAATTGCCAATGTGGTTGATCCTCTTGCCGGCTCTTACTATGTTGAGTGGCTTACAAACGAAGTAGAAAAGAGGTCATGGGAACTTCTTCAGAAGATACTTGACAAGGGAGGTCTGGAAGAAGGCGTTAAAGACGGATGGATAAGGGCAATGATAGACGAAGCTGCTTTAAAGCGTCAGACAGATATAGAAAGCGGAGACATGAAACTTGTAGGTATTAACGATTTGGTGGTTCCACCTGAACAAGACCATAAAATTCCCATTCATGTAGTATCTAAAGCTTCTACTGCCGAACAGGTTCAGAGAGTAAAGGATATAAAAAAGAAGAGAAATAATAATGCTGTAAAAGAATTAATAAAAAAACTGGTAGAAGAAGACAAACAGGGAAATGTTAATCTTACTCCAACCATGATAGAAGCCTGTAAAGAATATGCAACTATAGGCGAAATATGGGGTTCATTAAGAGTAGGCCGTGGTCATCATTACGACCCGTTTGAAATGATTGAATCACCTTTTAAAGACTGA
- a CDS encoding cobalamin-dependent protein (Presence of a B(12) (cobalamin)-binding domain implies dependence on cobalamin itself, in one of its several forms, or in some unusual lineages, dependence on a cobalamin-like analog.), whose amino-acid sequence MKQIKAVISKIGLDGHDVGAKIVSAMLRDAGMEVVYLGRFQSPETIFKAVVEEDADVVGISCQSSNHTRLVPKLIDMLKKEGMDNVVVIVGGTIPDPFPDELKALGVDAVIGPGAMSNVIVETITSLVEKKSKRDLNPVREKQI is encoded by the coding sequence ATGAAGCAGATAAAAGCAGTAATTTCAAAAATTGGTCTTGACGGGCACGATGTAGGAGCCAAAATTGTAAGCGCAATGTTGCGTGATGCCGGTATGGAAGTGGTATATCTTGGAAGATTTCAAAGTCCTGAAACAATTTTCAAGGCCGTTGTAGAAGAAGATGCAGATGTTGTTGGTATAAGCTGTCAGTCATCAAATCATACCAGACTGGTCCCCAAGCTGATTGACATGTTGAAAAAAGAGGGAATGGACAATGTTGTAGTAATTGTAGGCGGAACCATTCCGGATCCTTTTCCTGATGAACTAAAGGCACTGGGTGTTGACGCAGTTATCGGGCCCGGAGCAATGTCTAATGTAATAGTAGAAACAATTACATCCCTTGTTGAAAAGAAAAGCAAAAGGGATTTAAATCCTGTCAGGGAGAAGCAAATATGA
- a CDS encoding thiolase family protein, with translation MARKKNPLNVAVVGAGMIRFGELFEKSLEDMIFESYENCLKSVDKGIKEDAIEAAWFGCCLPGTSLRKEIVSGATLSNALTFYDKPVSRVENACCTGSDAIRQAAFAIKAGVYDVALVVGAEKMRDIPGRESMIGQANTSYHQWWHPRGLTGPAMYGQFGVAHMAKYGTKKEHFAMIAVKNHHNGTLDPYAHFQFEVTMEQVMNAPMISWPLGLFDCCPTTDGAAAIILTREDIAREYTDKPIYLWSSALACDDFYGHQKRHYHQWDTTTIAGKTAYEIADISPKDIDVAEIHDCFTCTELIDYEDLGFCERGKGGQWVENGGPMLDGDIPCNVSGGLKSKGHPIGATGVAQACEIFWQLRGEAGKRQVKDPKIGLTHNLGGTGAVALVNIFGTEPK, from the coding sequence ATGGCGCGTAAAAAGAATCCTTTAAATGTAGCAGTGGTAGGCGCTGGTATGATTCGTTTCGGAGAGCTTTTTGAAAAAAGCTTAGAAGACATGATATTTGAATCATATGAGAATTGCTTAAAAAGCGTTGACAAGGGAATAAAAGAAGATGCGATTGAAGCTGCATGGTTCGGATGTTGTTTACCCGGAACAAGCTTGAGAAAAGAAATAGTAAGCGGAGCCACCCTTTCCAATGCGCTCACATTTTATGATAAACCTGTAAGCAGGGTGGAAAACGCCTGTTGTACCGGCAGTGATGCTATACGTCAGGCAGCTTTTGCCATTAAAGCCGGAGTATATGATGTAGCACTTGTAGTAGGTGCCGAGAAGATGAGAGACATTCCGGGACGTGAATCCATGATAGGCCAGGCCAACACCTCATATCATCAGTGGTGGCATCCAAGAGGGCTGACAGGGCCTGCGATGTACGGGCAATTCGGTGTAGCCCATATGGCAAAATACGGAACAAAGAAAGAACATTTTGCAATGATTGCGGTAAAGAATCATCACAACGGAACTCTTGATCCGTATGCCCATTTTCAGTTTGAAGTAACCATGGAACAGGTAATGAATGCTCCGATGATAAGTTGGCCATTAGGGCTGTTTGATTGCTGCCCGACAACCGACGGTGCAGCAGCAATTATATTGACCAGAGAAGATATCGCCAGGGAATATACCGACAAGCCGATATATCTTTGGAGCAGCGCACTTGCCTGCGATGATTTTTACGGTCACCAGAAACGGCATTATCACCAGTGGGATACAACAACAATAGCCGGTAAAACCGCATACGAGATAGCCGATATTTCGCCCAAAGACATAGATGTAGCCGAAATACATGACTGTTTTACCTGCACGGAATTAATAGATTACGAAGACTTAGGTTTTTGTGAGCGGGGAAAAGGCGGTCAATGGGTGGAAAACGGTGGCCCAATGTTAGACGGTGATATACCCTGCAATGTAAGCGGAGGATTAAAATCAAAAGGTCACCCCATTGGAGCCACAGGAGTAGCCCAGGCATGCGAGATATTCTGGCAATTGCGTGGTGAAGCCGGCAAACGCCAGGTAAAGGATCCGAAAATAGGCCTTACGCATAACCTTGGCGGAACCGGTGCCGTTGCATTGGTTAATATTTTTGGAACGGAACCTAAATAA